The Anabaena sp. WA102 genome contains a region encoding:
- a CDS encoding HsdM family class I SAM-dependent methyltransferase, with translation MSQSGLLELAHEKLHWPTPQEILDPSGAGPGVYAGIAREKLGRTISKLSDGYGVQIGVLSANPQGDSTETPIALVCDFPTEVSEDTIRKTYQLAWSFSRTPSLITTEPQRLRIWTCYEEPPKEDDVIKPVVNVSKQEIESFNQLSLSGQAAETLRLHWVDLVSGQFFQEHSQRFQRKKAADQMLLKNLKSVRKILQKKELDDDTIHDLLARIIFIQFLFDRQESEGNPALNTNLLDYLYRIGELSAKYSHLADILRNHRDTYKFFRWLNSKFNGDLFPGKGATEEKRETEWQTEEQKVKETHLNILADFVSGHIDIETGQLSLWPYYRFDVIPLEFISSIYEEFVSKESGTGVHYTPEHIVDFVLDGVLPWDSEEWDMKILDPACGSGIFLVKAFQRLIYRWEKAHPKKIQPSDLKYLLENNLFGVDVDAQAVRVASFSLYLTMLDKVEPQYYWDNEFRFPRLRERQLIAADFFEEEKEGFRSVEDAAKYDLVVGNAPWGKNSVKKSLYIDSWKNRPENRNKWNTSYGNIALFFLPKAAALTKLGGQIAMMQPAMALIFNQSKPAQIFRNTLFSDFKIEEIVNLSALRFGLFKDAISPTCIITMSAIPPDGEPLTYICPKPVMTNEDDYHIVIEPDYINIIYPQEAITDPLVWTALMWGGRRDLNLIRRLSRFNNLTQLENNNIAITSQGIIRGTNKQRYNHLLNRRILETKNFPKNTSIRISKNDFPINQDPYAERGRSTKIDAFNLPQLIIKQSWLVENKRFRAELTELDGTNEGIICSGSYVSVHIAEENSLILEAACLSYKSKLAVYYLLLSNGRFASYIPEIKPSDLLRVPIPELSVGELHNIKTIDDDDIDERIRQAFEFKDSEWVLINDLFNYTLPDFKGDGASPGRKRTHRIDNSQFQNNTEPELTAYCEYFLRVLKAGFGQDKQVCATIFQEQTKTLLPIRLVAIYLNKPDSEGVHIKPIDSPDLMERLENLNKLYLERGSIEDGGIFYQRVASIYDSVELKGVKIPTIYLIKPDKIRYWTRSMALRDADEVAADIMT, from the coding sequence ATGTCACAGTCTGGACTACTTGAACTAGCACATGAAAAGCTTCACTGGCCAACTCCACAAGAAATTTTGGACCCATCTGGTGCTGGTCCAGGTGTTTATGCAGGAATCGCTAGGGAAAAATTAGGTAGAACTATCAGCAAACTTTCAGATGGTTATGGTGTGCAAATAGGCGTGCTGTCGGCAAATCCTCAAGGTGACTCAACAGAAACACCTATTGCGTTGGTGTGCGATTTTCCTACAGAAGTTTCAGAAGACACAATAAGAAAAACTTATCAACTTGCTTGGAGTTTTTCTCGTACACCATCACTAATTACAACAGAACCTCAGCGATTAAGAATTTGGACGTGCTACGAAGAACCTCCAAAAGAGGATGATGTTATCAAGCCTGTAGTTAATGTTTCTAAACAGGAAATTGAGTCATTTAATCAGTTATCTCTTTCAGGTCAAGCTGCTGAAACTTTGCGGTTACACTGGGTTGATCTAGTATCTGGTCAATTTTTCCAAGAACATAGTCAGCGATTTCAACGAAAAAAAGCTGCTGACCAGATGCTGTTAAAAAATCTAAAAAGTGTTCGGAAAATACTTCAAAAAAAAGAACTTGATGATGACACGATTCATGATTTATTAGCAAGAATTATTTTTATTCAATTCCTTTTTGATCGTCAAGAATCTGAAGGTAATCCTGCTTTAAATACAAACTTACTAGATTATTTATATCGAATTGGTGAATTATCTGCTAAATACTCTCATTTAGCTGACATATTAAGAAATCATAGAGATACTTATAAATTTTTCCGTTGGCTTAATAGCAAGTTCAATGGTGATTTATTCCCAGGTAAAGGTGCTACGGAAGAAAAACGTGAAACTGAATGGCAAACAGAAGAACAAAAAGTTAAAGAAACCCACCTAAATATACTTGCTGATTTTGTTAGTGGTCATATAGACATTGAAACTGGACAATTAAGTCTATGGCCATACTACCGTTTTGACGTTATACCTTTAGAGTTTATCAGTAGTATATATGAGGAGTTTGTTAGTAAAGAATCTGGCACAGGAGTTCATTACACACCAGAACATATAGTTGATTTTGTATTAGATGGTGTTTTACCTTGGGATAGTGAAGAATGGGATATGAAGATTCTTGATCCTGCTTGTGGTTCAGGAATTTTTCTAGTTAAAGCATTCCAACGTTTAATTTATAGATGGGAAAAAGCTCATCCAAAAAAAATTCAACCTAGTGATTTAAAATATTTACTAGAAAATAATTTATTTGGTGTTGATGTAGATGCTCAAGCAGTAAGAGTAGCATCTTTTAGTCTTTATTTAACCATGCTTGATAAAGTTGAACCTCAATATTATTGGGATAATGAGTTTCGCTTTCCTAGATTACGTGAACGTCAATTAATTGCTGCTGATTTTTTTGAAGAAGAAAAAGAAGGTTTTCGTTCTGTTGAAGATGCTGCTAAATATGATTTAGTTGTTGGTAATGCACCCTGGGGTAAAAATTCCGTAAAGAAATCTTTATACATAGATTCTTGGAAGAATAGACCTGAAAATCGGAATAAATGGAATACCTCTTATGGTAATATTGCCCTTTTCTTTCTACCAAAAGCTGCTGCTTTAACTAAATTGGGTGGGCAAATCGCAATGATGCAACCTGCAATGGCTTTGATTTTTAATCAAAGTAAACCTGCTCAGATATTCCGTAATACTCTCTTTTCAGATTTCAAAATAGAAGAAATAGTTAATTTGTCTGCATTACGTTTTGGACTTTTTAAAGATGCTATTTCTCCAACTTGTATCATTACTATGTCAGCAATACCTCCTGATGGTGAGCCTTTGACATACATTTGTCCCAAGCCCGTTATGACAAATGAGGATGACTATCATATAGTAATTGAGCCAGATTATATTAATATAATTTACCCACAAGAGGCAATAACAGATCCATTAGTTTGGACAGCTTTAATGTGGGGAGGAAGACGCGATCTGAATCTTATTAGGAGATTAAGTAGATTTAATAATCTTACACAATTAGAGAATAATAATATTGCTATTACTAGTCAGGGAATAATTAGAGGTACTAATAAACAAAGGTATAATCATCTTTTAAATAGACGAATTTTAGAAACGAAAAATTTCCCAAAAAATACATCTATTCGTATTAGTAAAAATGATTTTCCTATTAATCAAGATCCCTACGCTGAACGAGGAAGATCAACAAAAATAGATGCTTTCAATTTACCACAATTAATAATCAAGCAAAGCTGGCTAGTAGAAAATAAACGATTTAGAGCAGAACTAACTGAATTAGATGGAACTAATGAAGGAATTATTTGCTCTGGTAGCTATGTCAGTGTACACATTGCCGAAGAAAATTCTTTAATATTAGAAGCAGCTTGTCTGAGCTACAAAAGTAAATTGGCTGTCTATTATCTACTACTTTCAAATGGTCGTTTTGCGTCATATATTCCTGAAATAAAACCAAGCGATTTACTGCGTGTGCCAATACCTGAATTATCGGTAGGAGAATTACATAATATAAAAACAATTGATGATGATGATATAGATGAGCGCATACGACAAGCTTTTGAATTTAAAGATAGTGAATGGGTGCTAATTAATGATTTATTTAATTACACTCTGCCAGACTTTAAAGGAGATGGTGCTTCGCCAGGACGCAAAAGAACTCACCGTATAGATAATAGTCAATTTCAGAATAATACTGAACCTGAACTTACGGCATATTGTGAGTATTTCTTGCGAGTTCTTAAAGCAGGATTTGGACAAGATAAACAAGTTTGCGCCACCATATTTCAGGAACAAACTAAAACTCTTCTTCCTATTCGCTTAGTGGCTATTTATCTTAATAAGCCTGATTCTGAAGGTGTTCATATTAAACCTATTGACTCCCCTGATTTAATGGAACGTTTGGAAAACTTAAATAAGTTATATCTGGAAAGAGGAAGTATAGAAGACGGTGGCATCTTTTATCAGCGTGTTGCCAGTATCTATGATTCTGTAGAATTGAAAGGGGTGAAAATTCCTACTATTTATTTAATCAAACCTGACAAAATTCGTTATTGGACTCGCTCTATGGCTTTAAGAGATGCTGACGAAGTAGCCGCAGATATTATGACTTAG